The DNA segment GATTGCGGTCAAAGAACGGGAGGGGGATCGACAGACCCAGGATGGTGCGGCGTGGCCCTGCTTGACCGAGTTGTTCATCGCGCTGCGTGCCGACAATCACATTCAAGTCGGGTACCCGGCGGCTGCGTTCGACTTTGGCCAGTGCGATCTGGCGATCGATTTCGAGCCGTGCCCGCAGCGTTTGGGGTGCGCCTGGCAGGCGTGTCAGCAATTCGTTCGATGTCGGAATGGCAGTAGATGACATATCAAGCGCCACCACAGAATAGAACTGCGGTGTTTGGATGCCCCAGGTTGCCGCAAGGCGCCGCTTGGAAAGCGTTAACTCGTTAGTTGCCTGATTGAGTTCAATTTTACTGCTTGCTCCCGCGACGCGCGCCCGCGTTTCTTCTACCGGAGACACTTTCCCGGCGATGACACGTCTTGCGGCGGCATCGCTGACGCGCTGGGCGAGTTGTTGCGATTCTTGTGCAAGTTGGTAGCGCTCTTGCGCCGCCACGACATCGAAAAATGCCGTCACGACGTCTGCACGCAGCGACGTGCGGTAGCCAGCCAGATCAGCGGCAGCGATTTCGCTTCCGACATCGGCAGCGACGATGCGTGCAGCACGTTTGCCGCCCAGTTCCAAGGGCTGGCTAAACTGTACGGTTCTTGTCCGCTGTTCTTTCTGCAGACCCTCGGACAGGATAGAAAGTTCAGGATTGCGTCGTGCGCCGGCCTGGATACGCTCACCAGCGGCGATATCAATATCGCGCGCGGCGGCCCGTAATCCCGGGTTTCCCTCAAAGGCGAGCCTGATTGCCTCAGACAGAGTGAGAGGCGTAGAACCGACCTGAGCGGCTTCTGTAATAATAGTTGCAGATGGCGGATATACCGTTTGTGCAGTCGTCTGCAAGGGATATGCCAATGCCAGCGCAAGCCCCAGCGGCAT comes from the Janthinobacterium sp. 67 genome and includes:
- a CDS encoding TolC family protein, which produces MRPFLMPLGLALALAYPLQTTAQTVYPPSATIITEAAQVGSTPLTLSEAIRLAFEGNPGLRAAARDIDIAAGERIQAGARRNPELSILSEGLQKEQRTRTVQFSQPLELGGKRAARIVAADVGSEIAAADLAGYRTSLRADVVTAFFDVVAAQERYQLAQESQQLAQRVSDAAARRVIAGKVSPVEETRARVAGASSKIELNQATNELTLSKRRLAATWGIQTPQFYSVVALDMSSTAIPTSNELLTRLPGAPQTLRARLEIDRQIALAKVERSRRVPDLNVIVGTQRDEQLGQAGPRRTILGLSIPLPFFDRNQGNVLAALRRADKAKDELKVVENRLTMEVGEASARLEAAQSELGILRTEILPGALSAYEAASKGFELGKFGFLDVLDAQRTLFQAKTQYVRALAESHRAASDIDRILGRVESNGALIAPAISYQEAK